ATTCAACCGGAATTTCCAATGCTGAAAATGCTTTGGAGAGCTCTACTGGCATGGTTGGGGAAAAAGATTGTCTTAAACCCAAAGTGAAGAGTAAGAAAGTGAGGGTATTGACTCCAACTCCTGAGCAGCTGGCATCCTTGAATCTGAAGGAAGGGAAGAATATTGTGAACTTTACATTCTCAACTTCGATGCTGGGTCCACAACAGGTTATTCGTTAGATTTTTgaactcactctctctctctctctctctctctctctctctctctctctctctctctcacttgacGTTGTTGACAACAGGTTGATGCTAGAATATACTTGTGGAAATGGGACACTTGTGTAGTCATCTCGGATGTTGATGGGACAATTACCAAGTACGTTTGCTCTTAATATTTTATCCTGGAATAAGGGCTCATTACTGCTACCATTTATTTGCAGTTTGCTATGAATAAAATTGTGATTTGTGCCGTTTTAGTTCTTGCAACCTATCAAGGAGAATGTGTCTTTCGTTTTTGTGTCTGTCACTATGTCCTGTTTGTGTTTGTGCGTAATTTCCATTTTGTTTAAGAATTATTAATAAGGCATTACAAGCCCTGCCCTTCTTTAAGTGTGTTggaggattgttttgttttggttcttggttCTTAAGGCCCAAATGGAGGCGAGACGAATGCTTAATTTATTGTAGTAATAAAAGAGGGAGTGGTAAATCATAAAGAGGGCTTGTATGAGaaattttaaagtaaaaatGCTCTTGTGGAAAATCTTGAGGGTGGGCGTTATTTCTTTGGGAGGAGACTAATTTTTCTGTATAGATAACATCATGGTATGCTTTTGTCTAAGACTTATTTCTCCTGAACGAATAGTGGTTAATTGTATGAGATGATGGCTTGAGCTATGTAGCTAGTTTGATTATGGGTCATACATAATCCCTTATTTGACATTCTGGTTTAAAACTTAATAAAACATCATGGTCCAAAAATTCTTCAAGCTTAAGTAGGGCATGGAGAACCTTATGAACTCATGGTTAATGTGGCATGGAATCCCCAAACATGCGATGAACCTAAGGCTTTGGTCTCCCAACGATGGCATGCCTGTATTCTGCAAAGCCAGTGGGTGCCAATGGACCCTAAAAACTAGACAAGAATGGAGGTGAAGGACAAAGCTGGACTAACCTTGCAAATTACTTTAAGGTGCTATCCTTGTGTATTTACATAGAGGAAAATGAAGTAAGTCGTAACTCAAATAGAACAATAAAGGCTTCATGGTTGAAGCCATACCTACTCCCAGaatagaaaacataaaaaagctCAAGAATATTTTCGCAACATCAAGCTCCTGGAGCAAGGGCACCTATGCTAAACAAATGTCTTTGCTTTTGTGTCCTTGGTTGTGCTGTTTATGTGTTACTATTCTTCTCGGGATATGAAGTTTATTTCTTTGGCTCAATTGGGCTAAGCCTTTCGAGCTTGTTAGTGGCTATTCTGTGGGATAGGTATGTTTTGTTTTGCCTTGTTTGTGAGGAGCGTGTCTCCTGGCTGTGTAAGTGTGTGGTGTCCTTTCGACATGTAAGCAGTTATTCgttgttcattcaaaattttccttttgaatcTCTATAATCAAGTTATTGCTTATTTCTTTGAAACATTGTTATTTGGAGAGACTGAGGTTTCCTTTCGGGCTTGACtgaattctttttctttggttttttgcTCCCTATTACAGATCGGACGTTCTAGGACAGTTCATGCCTATGGTTGGAATGGATTGGTCACAGACTGGTGTTGCACATCTATATTCTGCTATTAAGGTTTCTTGCATCTCCTCTATAAAGTTCATTTACTTGTATTTCTGTATGCTATCTTCTGCAGTATAAGGTAATGACTgataatgtaattttttttcccgctcTAGTTGCTTCTTCCTGTTTATGTTTCGTTTCTCTCATATATTAGTGTATATTTTCATTTGCAGCTTcgtttttaagaaaataatcaaTGAATAGTTCTTATATGCAATTAACTATTACATAGTACATACACCATTGGCAAGATTGTGAAGATTTCATAAGCCCATTCTGTTCTTACACATTGCAGGAAAATGGGTATCAATTACTTTTTCTAAGTGCTCGAGCTATCTCACAGGCCTATAACACTAGACGATTTCTATTTAACCTTAAGCAGGTAATTAGTGGAGAGGCGTTTCTCTGGGTTAACTGCTGAGAAATCTAAGTCAAGAAAGTGTTTGATGCTGATATAATTTATGTATCTCCTTCACAGGATGGAAAGGCTTTACCTGATGGACCTGTGGTTATTTCCCCCGATGGTCTCTTTCCCTCTTTGTATCGAGAAGGTACTTATCTTGATTCTTGAAACTCATCCATGAATTGCATGATAGTAAAAATTATGGTGCTATAGTTGTATTGTACGAATGCATAACATTTTCCTTCTGTGAATTCCACTGATATGCTCCCGATTAAGACCTCTCATTATGTCCCACCTTCACAAGTGGCACTGATGAGCAACCCCCCCCACCCCCGGTCGACTGCTCGTGCATGCATAGCCCAAAGTGACATTTGTACAATAACCAAGATGGGAAACGGACAAATGTTATTTGCTTGATTCACATTTAAGGGGAACAGAACGGATTGTATACAATCTGGTGAATTGCTTTCTCTATATTTATTGCACTTAGAGACAATCTGCCTAACTTTGCAGTTATTAGAAGAGCTCCTCACGAGTTCAAAATTGGTTGCTTGGAGGTTGGTTCCTGACCCTCTACTACATGTGTACCTTAACATGCACAGAAGACTTGAATCTTGACTTTTTGGTTTACCTATTTTCCAGGATATCAAGGCATTGTTTCCTTCTGATCGCAACCCATTCTATGCTGGTTTTGGAAATAGAGACACTGATGAATTTAGCTACCTTAAGGTTGGAATTCCCAAGGGAAAAATCTTCATCATTAATCCCAAGGTAATTGCAGAAAGTCTCCATCACTCATTGTTGGGGTCATCAGTGTATCTGAAAAAGCTTTAAAACTATTGTCATGGCTTTGTGTTTGCAGGGGGAGGTTGTGGTGAACCGCCGGGTTGACTCAAAGTCCTATACTAAGCTCCAAACTCTTGTTCAAGAAATGTTTCCACCCGTATCCTCATCTGAGCAGCAGGTTTATTTTCCGCCCTAAGTTATGGATAATTATCATTGCGTGATTTAATTTGTGGGTTTTAGTAAGTACTGAAATCATAATATGTGGGGCCCGTTTTATAAGTTTGAGGATAATGTTGAGGTTGGTTCTGCGCATTATATCAAGTGAAGCTGTCATTAGATATGTACCAGGTTATATCCAAGAATCACAAATTTCCCTCTTTTGCCCCTTCTACCTTCACTCTGTGAGCATGGCATATGAGCTATAGTGATATCCTTTCAAAGATGGAAACACTATTCTTTCACTCACTATTTGACGTATTTATTTTGTTCTCCGGTTGTCTTACTCCAAATATGGTGTGGGTACTGCTATTTTGGTCATGCTTTATCCTTTCTAATTTTCCCATTTTAGTTTCTCTATTTTACCATGCATTTGGGTAGAGATTTCATCTCTGTATTCTCagtttctcttctttctttcgtGAACTGACTCAATTTTCCTCCTGTTTTCCCGCTTTGATTCCAGGAGGATTTTAATTCATGGAATTTCTGGAAATTACCTCCTCctacttttgatttttgaagcTCTCTCAAGAATTAGTGATTAACCCTTCAGAATTGGAGGCAGGAGGATCTCGGCCAGCTCGCCAGAAATTCGTCAGGTATCTTCATTATCATAGGATTTAATAAACCAGCCTTGTGCTCTCTAGTTTGACACGATTAAAATTTGAATCCATTTTGTTAAATTGAAGCTATTGCATGGAAATAAAAACTTTAGGGTTACATAATTCTAAACTATACCAGTATTCTAGCCATGAAATTATTGGAAAACTCAAGAGTGTCTATTTAGGAAACTGGTGACTCAGATTTTGGACTTAAAAGGGTGCCTATTTAGAAACTGAAATACCTAATAAAGCCAGTTATTGCTACTTCCCTCTTCTcgctttctttccttttttttttgttgataagtACTGACGTTTATAGAAGCTCAAAACACCTTACAAGATCTTGGGGGCATTTCCCCGTAAACCAAAGCACAGCTATACAACTTTAGCAGCCCAAAACCTATGCTTAACAGCCAAAAACCTAAGCCAACagaaaaaagaatcaaaaaaggaaaagctaTACATCCAGTTCCTACAATATAAGAGCTAGGGAGAAGAAAAAATCCTAGCTGAAAGACCCCAAGATGACCTCAGATCTCTGTTCACTTGGGACTGTATAACATCCCTCTTCAGACTCAGAGCTTCTCTAATACAAGAAACTGTACGAAGGACAAGCTGGTCCCTAGATAAGGCCTTCTGTTGAAAAATCCTTTGGTTCCGTTCCATCCATAAAGTATAAACAGTAGCAGCTAACACAGTTTTCAACACGCTACTTTTAAAACCAGTCCCCTTGACATTCTGGACAAACCAGGCTACTATATTAGTCAATGAAGGAGGGATATGATCAATTGATGACCTCCTCCAAACTTCACTCCACACAGAAACGGACAATGGGCACTGGAAGAAAAGGTGGTGATGAGATTCTTGGCCAATATTACAGAAAGTACAACCGCCATCCACAACCATGCCCCAAGAAAGAAGTCTATCCCTAGTGTTCAACTTCTGTTGAACAGCCAACCACAAAATAAAGGACCAACGAGGAATATTTTTACTAAACCAAATCACTTTAGACCACTGTTGGACAGGTCTTCTACTTCTAATTGCTTTCCCAGGCAGATTTCACAGAAAACCCTTGTGGATGGGGAAGCCACACTACAGAATCTTCCTTACCACAGTCTGGCTTAAAATCTGAGGGAGTATGGGCCATGATGGATTGAGTGaccctattcctttgatgaggCCACTTCCAATCCTCATTTTGGATAATTGTTGAAACCTTTGAAGACAGTGATCTTCCAAGAGTGTAGACAACACTCTCACCAAATTTATCATAGAGGGGACCAAGGGGATGCCAATTATCAGGCCACAAGAAAGTATGTAATCCATTACCAATAATGTATTTGATCAAGGGCTGCCTCAAACTTCGCAACTGCATAACCGGGACCTTTGGAGAATGTGGTCCCAAATCCATTATAGAGTCCGACACTGACGACCGAATTCACAATCAAGAGGCAAGGAGGTTTAAAGATCAACCATTACACATGTAGTAGTAAGGAAACGAAAACTCAATATACTTCTTTACTTTCTATCATGCACACTTATAACTTGTATGATTTAAAGTTTCAGAATATGAGTATTCATGTGTTCCTTTGGCTTTCATTTTCAGTCTCGATCAACAAGCTCACTCACAGATACAAGAGCATAACTTGCCCAAGCAAATCAACAAAGGGCAGAGCAGAATTTCCCCTCAAGTATATAAACGCTGGTGATTTTCAGATGATGAGACGACAGATCACTGCTTGTGACTTGTGTTTTGCTTTTCTATGCTGATATTGGCAACGTGTTcgaagagggagggagaggaagcCAAATTTCCCGTATTCTGCTTCTTCGTGCTCGCTGACTATTGGCATCGAAAAAGTACTCCGTAGTTTATTGCACAGAATAACATGAGGCCTGAATCCTGCTCCAGAATCTGCCCAACCCATTAACTTGTATAGTGTGCTCATGAAATCCCATGAATTCTGCTGCACTCTCATTTAAGGATTTTCATGGAAGTTTTAGTATATAGCATAGGCATGCCTTAGTTTGTATGATTGAATTTATTAACCTGTTTCTCATCATTCGTCAATAGATATACAACCATAGTCTGTAATGGAAATGCAACTTTCGTATATAGAACATTCATTCATGTGCGTGTCTTTCCCACACCCAAGCTGAAAGGAAACGAAAACTCATGAAATGTAGTGAAAACACTTGAAATTTACCAGggtgttttttcaaaataacgAAGGGTATTTGGGCTAATTTACATGCATTTCGAGTAATCTCTAAGGGACCAATTCAATTGACATTTAGCGGAGGGTTCGACTAAAGTCTGGGCAAAGCTCCGTATGCATTGGCTTCACGAGAGATCGACCAAGTTTGCCACAATTTGAACACCAATATGCAAATTTCAGAAGGTTTTTGATCTTACTCTCCTTGTTGAAGCAAACCCACCATCAAGGAAAGAATGTCAAAGTTTCTTTTGATAATTCATGGTATCCGACCAGCTTACCGTAGACTAATTTTTTGGGATCAATTTTATCGTGTGCTTGCTTATGGGGTTCAATTAAAACGGAAGCAAAGCCCTGATATGGACTTCCCCATAAGAGGTGTTTTGTGCATTTTGCGCCTAGGAAATTTCTAACATGACAGGAGGATCAAACCCCTAAGCTCCAAGCTTGGCTACCAAACCCACCATAGGAGTTAAATTTCATAGGTTTTTTTGGGGCATGTTTATAAATTTCTTTGAGGGCTAATTTTTCTAGCACTGCTAGATAAATTAAAGTTTTCTTCCCCCGATCGGTGGAAGAGATCATTACATCATCTATGAAGtatacaaagtacaaatcacgGGACACTAAATCTATTGTGTGAGAGTCCATGAGGtaaccaagcccaacaactGAACCAATAGAAAAATAAGCCCATCAAAGGGACCACAATCACTATAAGCCCAACTCAACTATGAGCCCCAATAAAGGGTCAAATACCCCAACAAATACAGAGGAAAAAACACTCATACGCAGGTTGGAAGATTCGGACTCGTGACTTCTTACTGAGATGCAAAAGTCCTAATCAACTGAGCTAGTCCCAATTGTTGTTTTCCCCCTTCAAAGCCGTGAATTAGAGAGTTCCGAATGGAAGGCAGAACACAGGCAACATTTGAGAGTAAAGCAATTATTCAAAGGATAACATTATTCCAAGTTGCCAAACACTCCTATTACAAAGCTAAAAAACACATGAGAGATCTACCTAGTATGCTACAATTTTAACACCCAAGTGTTTTTGTGCAAATTCCGCAAGGTTCCTGATCTCACTCTCCTCAATAAACCCGTTTCCGTTGGCGTCTGCCAATCGGATGCCAACTTTGCTCTTTCGCCCGGGGAACCACCCTCCCGAAGCACGAACGGCCTCCCGGAGATCTTCTTCGCTTATTCGACCGTCTCCGTTGATGTCGAATTTCTTCAACCACTTTTTGAACTCGTCGATGGTCATTTCGCGCTTCCCATCGGTCGAGACGCTGCGAGTGGCATAATAGCTCGTGAATGCCATGTAGTGATAATTGTGGAttttccaaaccacagcaaaggAGATTTTATAGTTTGGTTCgggaaagaaaaatcaagttgGTCGAAATAATTATTGGTTTCTTTGGAGTACGAATCAAATTAAAGtggattttgttttatttggatAACATTTTCTAGTAAACGTGGATGAAATTGAACACTTCTTTAgaataagaataaaattaaAGCGGTCTTAACGCGTTTTTCATAAGCTGATTAACAATTAAATTTCGTTAACGAAATGCAATAAAAAACGAGGAAAAATTTCATCATCACTACTTTCAGAAGAATCCACCCACTAGTTCTGTAAGATATTACTATGTTTTTTATCAGCATATTAGTCTAAAGTTTAAATGAAACAACCTTATAGGAGTTTTAGTCCAATCTAAGTTTATGTGATATGTAGAGTccattaataaaattattttagagtctagagtccgtgaaaagacaaaattgcctttaatgagacaatgaccttgtttggctaacgcaaaaaatatcttttttcatttatattgtCTTAAATGAGACAATGGACTTGTTTGACTATCACAAAATATGTCTTTTTCGTGTTTTTCAATCTtgttgcactttcataggataccctagggttttaggcactttcatagggttttaggatgcactttcctattatagggttttagcagTTCGCACTTGCAAATAATTTACCAATCAACTCAACTCTCCCCATTCATTCATGGCTAAAGCCTTAAATAGATATCTTGGAACATCCCTCCAAGAATAGGAATAAAAGCAATTACATTTTCAAGACTCTAAACAAATGCTAAACAAGACTTTGACTCCAAGCTACTAGGAAGACTcctagagaaaataaaagacaacTAGACTTGCAAAAAATGATAGAAagactgataaaaaaaatacaaaaacaactAGACTCTTTGACTAGAAGCTAGAAAGACActtcaacataataataatattatgttATTTCACATAAGTATTAATACGCTCCTGCATCATTCTCCCtttcttcaaaaataaaaataaaattgtccTCGAGTTTTTGCGTCTTCTTGGCGACGGCACAGGAGAGGtgcttcttccttcttttttggaTGGAACAACTTCTTCCGCAATGAATaacagtttcttcttcttcatcttctccacTTTGGGGAAAAACTTGACGGATTTGCCGTTCATCTTCAATTCATAAACATTCTTCCTTGATAATTAACGTCTCTGTCCCACCGCCATGGACGGCCCAACAAGACATCATATGATTCCCTTGTCAAGACGTTACACCAAATCTTGTTCCAATACTGGCTCCCAATTGAATACTCCACCAAACAACACTTAGTTATAGGTATTCTTGATCCTTGATTCACCCAACCGACATGATAAGGCCTAGCAAGATATTCGGTCGGCAGATTCAAGAATGAGTCCAATTGCTGAGAATATGCTTTATTTGGTTTGTGATCAgtgtttttggataatgagtggagagagaattgagagtaataattgacgAGAGGtaaaaagtggagagagagagagtgagaaatgaGAGTGATGATTGAaaacttagagagagaaatgagagtaatgattgagttgaaattttttttttagtagagTAGTGAAGTGAACAAGGCAATAGTTACCTTGACTTCCTAAATCCATAATGTAGAGGCACTGAAACCCCTTAATGATGCCATAAGTCTCAAAACTAATAGATATAGGTGATCTATTATCTTTGAACTCTCCTAACAGATAGAGATTAGGAGTCCTGTCTTATCCTTCTAACCAACTCAATTACATAACCCATGTGGACGACCCATATGGGttggatccgatccgaatcgaT
The sequence above is drawn from the Rhododendron vialii isolate Sample 1 chromosome 6a, ASM3025357v1 genome and encodes:
- the LOC131328308 gene encoding uncharacterized protein LOC131328308 yields the protein MDLGPHSPKVPVMQLRSLRQPLIKYIIGNGLHTFLWPDNWHPLGPLYDKFGESVVYTLGRSLSSKVSTIIQNEDWKWPHQRNRVTQSIMAHTPSDFKPDCGKEDSVVWLPHPQGFSKLNTRDRLLSWGMVVDGGCTFCNIGQESHHHLFFQCPLSVSVWSEVWRRSSIDHIPPSLTNIVAWFVQNVKGTGFKSSVLKTVLAATVYTLWMERNQRIFQQKALSRDQLVLRTVSCIREALSLKRDVIQSQVNRDLRFLAVKHRFWAAKVV